The DNA region ATTCTGTGACGAGCAATTTGTGAAGTCACTTTAAAGAGGAGAATTTTTGGTATGCCAACACTCAATTTCAAAGGAAAACACCACATCTACGCCCACCATCTCTCTGTCCCGTACCATCCCCTTGAACCTGACGAAAGCCGATCCTGCAACCCATCCGGCGAAGAAGATAACCTCATCATTCACGGCGATAATCTGAATGCGCTTAAAGCGTTGCTCCCTCGCTACGCGAACCGCGTCAAGTGCATCTACATAGACCCACCCTACAACACCGGTAATAAGGATTGGATCTACAGAGACGACGTAAATAATCCACCTATGCAGGAATGGTTCAAGGAACACAGTCCCGTTGACAACGAAGATATGGAGCGGCATGACAAATGGCTTTGCATGATGTGGCCCCGGTTGCATCTACTCAAAGCATTGCTTGCGCCCGATGGGGTCATCTTCGTTTCTATTGATGATAATGAACAACATCGTTTACGGATGCTAATGGATGAAATTTTTGGGTTAGAGAACTCCATCGCACAAATAGTGGTCCAGACAAATCCACGTGGTCGTTCTTTGCAGCGACATGTAGCACAAACTCATGAATATGTTCTGATGTATGCCAAGGATATAAAAACGGTAAAAGTTTATAAAATCCCGAAAACAGAAAAATCTCTTTCAGAATATAATAAACAAGACAAAGGCGGATCCTATCGTCTCTTACGTTTACGGAATACTGGAGTCCAGTTTTTCAATCGAGAAACTCGCCCGAACCTATTCTTTCCGATCTATGTAAATCCAAAGACCGGAGATACATCTCTTATTCCCAACCTAAATTTCCCTATTGAAGTTTTACCGACAACTGACGACGGTGTAGAAGGGTGCTGGACATGGGGCAAAGATAAAATCAACAAAAATCCCGGACTAATTGTAGGCCAAAAAGTCCGTGGCGGTAAATGGAGGATTTAC from Candidatus Poribacteria bacterium includes:
- a CDS encoding site-specific DNA-methyltransferase, yielding MPTLNFKGKHHIYAHHLSVPYHPLEPDESRSCNPSGEEDNLIIHGDNLNALKALLPRYANRVKCIYIDPPYNTGNKDWIYRDDVNNPPMQEWFKEHSPVDNEDMERHDKWLCMMWPRLHLLKALLAPDGVIFVSIDDNEQHRLRMLMDEIFGLENSIAQIVVQTNPRGRSLQRHVAQTHEYVLMYAKDIKTVKVYKIPKTEKSLSEYNKQDKGGSYRLLRLRNTGVQFFNRETRPNLFFPIYVNPKTGDTSLIPNLNFPIEVLPTTDDGVEGCWTWGKDKINKNPGLIVGQKVRGGKWRIYRKDYLKDESLLTLPKSMLTGTEVNHEVGKEMLTKLFSAAPFEYPKSTELIASLVRIACKSDGIILDSFAGSGTTAHAVLALNKEDRGNRKFILVECEEYADTITAERVRRVINGVENAKDTTLKEGLGGSFTYCTLGKPIEIEAMLTGESLPSYSVLAAHLLFAAAGVSIGDEKLEKKNDDGLFYSDDKNDYYLHYQSDLDYLSSDEALLKQEHAERIRDTSRQNGKKAIVYAAGNYIGQRELTKMGITFCQLPYVLHER